Below is a genomic region from Flammeovirgaceae bacterium SG7u.111.
CATTTGTAGGCTATAGTTATACCTGAATCCCTCCTCGTACAGGGAATTGGACAGTGTGGAAAAACCGGCGTTGCAAAATGCGGAAATGGAATGAAACACACTGAAAAACATGCGTTTTTTAAATGTTCCGAAGGTATCATCTAATGATGAAAATATCAGTAATGTACCTATTCCTTCTGCTGAAAAAACAAAGATGATGATTTGTATCAGGCGCTTGAATGTACCATCTAGTGTGTCGGCATTTATCATGTCTTTTATGTTCAGGCGTGATTCAAAAGAGCCAAAACCTTTGAAAAAAAGTGCGAATAGGGAAGTGAAACTCAACATGCCAAGTGCGCCAAACTGGATAAGGCACATAATGGTCAGTTGTCCTATTAGAGTAAAATCCTTGCCTGTATCTAAGACGGCTAGACCTGTTACGCAAACTGCACTGGTAGATGTGAAAAGTGCATTGATAAAATTGATGCCATGCACTGTAGCCTTGGGGGCCATGAGTAATAACGTTCCTATGAAGATGAGAACAACGAAGCTTAGTACAAAAACCAAAGCGGGGTGAAGTGTTTGGCTGTTAAGGTTGTAAAGTCTACTGGACAGATCGAAAAGGATAAGTACAAATACCAGATCCATTGTGAATGGGTTGAGGCTAGTAGAGTCGTAAAATATAAAATTGGAAGTGTTGAGAGAAGAGACGATCAATAATATAATTGATAATAACGTGACTACGTAATAGCCAATGGGCTTCTTGTTCAATTTTCCTTTTTTTGGAAGATGCTTAATAAAATAGAAGGTAAAAATAAAACCACATAGAAAGTAAAAAAAATCGGTAATTAAGTGCATCCAATAGTTCATGCTGTAGCCATAGTCGAGCGTAAGGGCTACGAGGGCAATCATGCTCAAGATAAAAATGACAGAATCTCTAAAAAGCTGGAAGGAAGCTGTTTTGTTCATCAGTTCAGACCTAAAGTAAAGCGGATGTTTTTACTACAATGTTTTTGCACGATAGTAAGGTGAGTATCTAATTGTATTATTAGGTGTTTTTCATATTTACTTTAGTGATGCCAAGGTAGGGCTTGTAAAAAAGAATTGCAACTTGGTGGTAGAGAAGCTTGACTATTGGGTGGTCCGAGTACTCTTTAGATCTTTTTTCCAGGTTATCCCCTCCTAATCTTAACTGCTTGGAAATAATAATAATAACTGGAATTTATGGAAAATTGACGAATCATTATTTGGGTTCTTCCTAAAAAATTGCTCGAAATTGCCTATATTCCAACCTGACTTTTACCTTAGGCCAGACTACTTTCTTTTATAATTATCATTTTTTTGAACCTAAAAAGATTAAAGCATGAGAATTGAAATCCCCAGAGAAGTAGAGAGATTTGGACCAATTATTTTCCATGGTGTGCAGAAGGTGTATGAGCTTGACTCTGGCTTGAAAAACCACTCTAACCAACAAGACGAGAACCCTGTTTTAAAAAGGATAGCCTACGACGTACAGCATGAGATCCAGAATGAGATGGCGATTGTGGTGCCCGTAAGGAATGAAAAAATCAAGCTTATAGAAGGTGTGCTTTCTGGGATTCCCCACCACTGTTTGGTCATTATAGTATCTAATAGCCCAAGGCATCCGATTGATAGATTTAGGATAGAAAAAGATGCGATAGAGCACTTGAGCAATTTTATGGGGCGTAGGATTTTGATGGTTCACCAAAAGGACCCGAAACTTGCCGAAGCGTGCGAAGCTGCAGGTTATCCATTTTTGCTAGATAAGGAAGGGGTAGTGAAGAACGGAAAAGCAGAAGGGATGATTTTGAGTACTTTATTGGCGTACTTGTGCGGCAAGAAGTACATCGGTTTTATTGACTCGGACAACTATTTCCCCGGTGCGGTGCATGAATATGTGCAGGAGTACGGCGCTGCTTTTGCCATGAGCAAGTCTAAGTATACAATGGCGAGGATTTCGTGGCACAGTAAGCCAAAAATAGTGGAGTCGAACTTGTTCTTTGCCAAGAGGGGTAGGGCTTCGGAGCATACCAATAAGATTTTGAACAGGCTGGTGAGCTACTATACGGGCTACGGAACGGAAATTATAAAGACTGGGAATGCAGGCGAGCATGCGATGACCATGGATTTGGCCATGCGACTAGATTATTCTTCGGGTTATTCTATTGAGCCGTATCATTACATAAATGTATTGGAAAAATTTGGTGGAATAATAGCCAATCCTTCGGACAAGATTATGCAAAATAGGGTAGAGTTTTATCAGATAGAATCTAGAAACCCACATTTGCACGAGGTAAAGGGTGACCAGCACGTAATGGACATGAGCCGTGCGGCGCTGGAGGTGATGCACAATTCGCCTATTTGCCCAAAAGAGTTGCAAGAAGAGATTATAAAAGATTTGAGAGCAAGGAAACTTCTTGGAGAAGGAGAGGAGCTTGGTAACTCGCTTACTTATTACCCTTCTCTCAAAACGGTGAATATGAAAAAGTTTGCCAAGGTGCTCAAAAATGAACCATATGTAGATATGTTCAAGGCGGATCTTTCGAAGTTCAACCAAGAAACGGAGGATACGATGCTGACTAGGGACAAGGCTGAAGGGATGAAGGCACATTTGCCAGAAGAAGGGAAGCTAGAAGCGAAATAATATTTTTAATGAAAAACACATGAACCGAGGCTTTCCTAAGCCTCGGTTTCTTTTTGTCTTAAAAACTATGAAAACAACTAACCCAATCATATTTACCGACTTGGACGGTACACTGCTCGATTTTAAAACGTATTCGTTTGACGTGACGAAAGGAACGGTAGAGAAATTAACCGAGTTGGGTATCCCTGTGGTATTTTGTTCTTCCAAAACGAGGGTAGAGCAGGAGGTATACAGGAAAGCGCTTGGCAATGCGCATCCTTTCATTACCGAAAATGGCAGTGCGATTTTTATTCCCGAAGGCTATTTTGCCTTTGACTTCAAGTTTCACCAAGAAGCGGATGGATATAAAGTGGTAGAACTTGGGGAAACCGCAGATTTCATTAGAGCGCAAATAAAGCTTGCCCGAGAAGAATCTGGAAACGTAAATTTCGGTTATGCCGACTTGACTATTGCCGAGATATCGGAAATCACTACGCTTGACTTGGAAGCCTCGAAAAGGGCGGCTTCAAGAGAGTATAGTGAGACTATTTTGAAAGGAGACGTAAGCTCGGAGCAATTCGGGAGATTCAAAGATGTGTTGGAGCAGAAAGGCTTGGCTTGTGTATCTGGCGGGAAGTTCCACACCGTAATGGGGCTGAAGAGCGATAAAGGAAAAGCGGTGGAAATCCTCGCTGGTTTGTACCGAAAGCAGCTTGGGGAAATCACCACGCTAGGGCTGGGGGACAGTGCCAACGATGGCCCTTTGCTCAGGGCGGTGGACAAACCTTATTTGGTGCAAAAGCCAAACGGGACATGGCAAGCTATTGAATTTGAGGGGTTGGAAAAAGTAGCAGCGATTGGTCCTGCAG
It encodes:
- a CDS encoding potassium transporter TrkG; the encoded protein is MNKTASFQLFRDSVIFILSMIALVALTLDYGYSMNYWMHLITDFFYFLCGFIFTFYFIKHLPKKGKLNKKPIGYYVVTLLSIILLIVSSLNTSNFIFYDSTSLNPFTMDLVFVLILFDLSSRLYNLNSQTLHPALVFVLSFVVLIFIGTLLLMAPKATVHGINFINALFTSTSAVCVTGLAVLDTGKDFTLIGQLTIMCLIQFGALGMLSFTSLFALFFKGFGSFESRLNIKDMINADTLDGTFKRLIQIIIFVFSAEGIGTLLIFSSLDDTFGTFKKRMFFSVFHSISAFCNAGFSTLSNSLYEEGFRYNYSLQMSIALLIVCGGLGFVVFINIFHYLKKWFFYTTYRLFNITWKGHIQKLKPHISLNSKIVLYTTLSLIVFGTLFFYLLEINNSLQEHSGIGKFFTALFGSITTRTAGFNNVEIGHLHFTTIMIVLFLMWIGASPGSTGGGIKTSTFAIASFNIIQQVTGYKNIIVGYKKISQTALQRATTIISLSLIMIGISTFLLIHFDKKLGIMQIAFECISAFSTVGLSMGITSQLSDASKLVIISTMLIGRVGLLTLLIGITRQFYTYQYSAIEYPREEIFIN
- the mpgS gene encoding mannosyl-3-phosphoglycerate synthase encodes the protein MRIEIPREVERFGPIIFHGVQKVYELDSGLKNHSNQQDENPVLKRIAYDVQHEIQNEMAIVVPVRNEKIKLIEGVLSGIPHHCLVIIVSNSPRHPIDRFRIEKDAIEHLSNFMGRRILMVHQKDPKLAEACEAAGYPFLLDKEGVVKNGKAEGMILSTLLAYLCGKKYIGFIDSDNYFPGAVHEYVQEYGAAFAMSKSKYTMARISWHSKPKIVESNLFFAKRGRASEHTNKILNRLVSYYTGYGTEIIKTGNAGEHAMTMDLAMRLDYSSGYSIEPYHYINVLEKFGGIIANPSDKIMQNRVEFYQIESRNPHLHEVKGDQHVMDMSRAALEVMHNSPICPKELQEEIIKDLRARKLLGEGEELGNSLTYYPSLKTVNMKKFAKVLKNEPYVDMFKADLSKFNQETEDTMLTRDKAEGMKAHLPEEGKLEAK
- the mpgP gene encoding mannosyl-3-phosphoglycerate phosphatase; translated protein: MKTTNPIIFTDLDGTLLDFKTYSFDVTKGTVEKLTELGIPVVFCSSKTRVEQEVYRKALGNAHPFITENGSAIFIPEGYFAFDFKFHQEADGYKVVELGETADFIRAQIKLAREESGNVNFGYADLTIAEISEITTLDLEASKRAASREYSETILKGDVSSEQFGRFKDVLEQKGLACVSGGKFHTVMGLKSDKGKAVEILAGLYRKQLGEITTLGLGDSANDGPLLRAVDKPYLVQKPNGTWQAIEFEGLEKVAAIGPAGWNEAVAGLLE